A genomic segment from Candidatus Hinthialibacter antarcticus encodes:
- the nuoK gene encoding NADH-quinone oxidoreductase subunit NuoK, producing the protein MIGLYHYLILSGVLFSLGVMGVLLRRNALIILMSVELMLNAANLAIVAFVRYPLFSESGTIVSQDYFAAGNGMAMVFFIMTVAAAEVGVGLAIVINLYRQKHTVNIEAAHLLKG; encoded by the coding sequence ATGATCGGTCTCTATCATTATCTCATACTTAGCGGCGTGTTGTTCAGCCTGGGCGTAATGGGCGTGTTGCTGCGCCGTAATGCGCTCATCATTCTGATGTCGGTTGAACTGATGTTGAACGCCGCCAACCTCGCCATCGTGGCGTTTGTCCGTTACCCGCTGTTTTCAGAGAGCGGAACCATTGTGAGCCAAGACTACTTCGCCGCCGGAAACGGCATGGCGATGGTTTTTTTCATCATGACCGTGGCTGCGGCGGAAGTCGGCGTCGGCCTCGCGATTGTCATTAACTTATATAGACAAAAACACACTGTGAACATCGAAGCGGCGCACTTGTTGAAAGGCTGA
- the nuoH gene encoding NADH-quinone oxidoreductase subunit NuoH, whose translation MTESALLNALIPAVVKIALIFPVLLGFVAYSVLLERKLLGRFQQRLGPTRVGPWGLLQPIADGLKLFLKEDIIPTNADRVLFIAAPAISMITALMAVAVIPFGPEFSILGYDMGPLQIADVNVGLLFLFGVTSLGVYGIFLAGWSSGNKYSLLGGMRSSAQMISYELTLGLSVVVILMAVGSLRISDIVASQGAGFWNWWIFSPQWFVVPGVIGFFLYITSAFAETNRLPFDLPEAETELVSGYNTEYSSMKFAMFFMAEYVNILGVCSVATTLFLGAWHSPLPFAPFTLVPGVIWFILKVYFLVFIFIWIRATLPRFRYDQLMYFGWKILLPLALVNIILAAIGLIASGNM comes from the coding sequence ATGACGGAAAGCGCACTGCTCAACGCCCTCATACCCGCCGTTGTCAAAATTGCGCTGATATTTCCAGTGCTGTTGGGCTTCGTCGCCTATTCGGTGTTGCTCGAACGAAAACTGCTGGGGCGTTTTCAACAGCGTTTGGGCCCAACGCGCGTCGGCCCCTGGGGCTTGTTGCAGCCCATCGCCGATGGACTGAAGTTGTTTCTCAAAGAAGATATTATTCCAACCAACGCCGACCGCGTTTTATTTATCGCCGCGCCCGCAATCTCGATGATTACCGCTCTGATGGCGGTGGCGGTGATTCCCTTCGGGCCTGAATTTTCGATCCTGGGCTACGACATGGGGCCGCTGCAAATTGCGGACGTGAACGTCGGCCTGTTGTTCTTGTTCGGCGTGACCTCGCTGGGCGTCTACGGCATTTTTCTCGCAGGGTGGAGTTCCGGTAATAAATACTCACTGCTGGGCGGCATGCGCTCCTCCGCGCAGATGATCAGTTACGAGCTGACGCTGGGGCTATCCGTCGTGGTGATTTTGATGGCGGTCGGCAGCCTGCGAATCAGCGATATCGTCGCCTCTCAAGGCGCGGGCTTTTGGAACTGGTGGATATTCTCGCCGCAGTGGTTTGTGGTTCCTGGCGTGATTGGTTTCTTTTTGTATATCACCTCAGCGTTCGCCGAAACCAACCGCCTGCCGTTTGATTTGCCCGAAGCCGAGACCGAATTGGTTTCCGGTTACAATACCGAATACAGCAGCATGAAATTCGCCATGTTCTTCATGGCGGAATATGTGAACATTCTCGGCGTCTGTTCGGTCGCGACCACGTTGTTTCTGGGCGCGTGGCATTCGCCGCTGCCGTTTGCGCCGTTCACGTTGGTGCCCGGCGTGATCTGGTTTATCTTAAAAGTGTATTTTCTGGTCTTCATTTTTATCTGGATTCGGGCGACCTTGCCCCGTTTCCGTTACGACCAATTGATGTATTTTGGATGGAAGATTCTTCTTCCGCTGGCATTGGTGAATATCATACTTGCGGCGATTGGACTGATCGCCTCCGGGAATATGTAA
- a CDS encoding NADH-quinone oxidoreductase subunit N: MTEIQYPDISLWAVLPQLIVLATAVGALLGDLAVKRVQRINITLTSILGLLIALFATRSLEASSDPIFAGMLVRDGLSLLLDQIFIIGAILVTLISHDYARRAPKQYAEFMALILFSTLGMMVIASSADLIAMFVGIELLSLSLFVLAGTDKHRLASGEASLKYFLLGAFSTGFLVYGMAFIFGITRTTNLIVIGHSLVETGGEATPLLVLGFALLLVGLGFKISLAPFHMWAPDVYQGAPTPVSAWIATGSKIAGFVALLRIFIWPGMSFAPLAEYWVDGIYWLALITMIIGNAGALVQTDIKRMLAYSSIAHGGYLSMAFTSHNQIGAEALLFYLAAYLFMTVGAFGVVIIASRCGKDCETISDLSGLSKQRPYLAGLMVVFMLSLAGMPGTAGFVGKLWLFGAAIQAQYYTLAMVGVLTTLLSFYYYLRVIITMYVHEANDEDYFNRYSISNGLALTLCAAGLLILGVFPNLLWGAIRLCTGAA; encoded by the coding sequence ATGACTGAGATTCAATACCCCGATATTTCCCTGTGGGCGGTGCTGCCCCAACTCATTGTGCTGGCCACTGCGGTCGGCGCGTTGTTGGGCGATTTGGCCGTCAAGCGGGTGCAGCGCATTAACATCACCTTGACCTCCATCTTGGGATTGTTGATCGCCCTGTTTGCGACCCGCAGCCTCGAAGCCTCCAGCGACCCGATTTTCGCGGGGATGCTGGTGCGCGACGGGCTGAGTCTGCTGCTCGATCAAATCTTTATCATCGGCGCCATTCTGGTGACGCTCATCAGCCATGACTATGCGCGCCGCGCGCCCAAACAATATGCGGAATTTATGGCGCTGATATTGTTCTCGACGCTGGGCATGATGGTCATCGCCTCCAGCGCAGACCTGATCGCGATGTTCGTCGGCATCGAACTGCTTTCGCTTTCGCTGTTTGTTTTGGCCGGAACCGACAAACACCGCCTCGCCTCCGGCGAAGCCTCCTTAAAATATTTCTTGCTGGGCGCCTTCTCAACGGGCTTTCTGGTGTACGGTATGGCCTTCATTTTTGGCATCACCCGCACCACCAACCTGATCGTGATCGGCCATTCGCTGGTCGAAACCGGCGGAGAAGCCACCCCGCTGTTGGTATTAGGGTTTGCGCTATTGCTTGTCGGGCTTGGTTTTAAGATTTCGCTGGCGCCGTTTCACATGTGGGCGCCGGACGTTTACCAGGGCGCACCCACGCCCGTCAGCGCCTGGATCGCGACCGGTTCAAAAATCGCGGGTTTTGTCGCCCTGTTACGAATCTTCATCTGGCCCGGCATGTCGTTCGCTCCACTGGCGGAGTACTGGGTGGACGGTATTTATTGGCTGGCGCTGATTACCATGATTATCGGCAACGCCGGGGCGTTGGTTCAAACCGATATCAAACGCATGTTGGCCTATTCGTCTATCGCGCACGGCGGCTACCTCAGCATGGCCTTTACTTCACACAACCAGATCGGCGCGGAAGCGCTGTTGTTCTACCTCGCGGCTTACCTCTTTATGACCGTTGGCGCGTTCGGCGTGGTGATTATCGCCAGCCGTTGCGGCAAAGATTGCGAAACGATTTCCGACTTGTCAGGGCTGTCAAAACAGCGGCCTTACCTGGCGGGATTGATGGTGGTCTTCATGCTGTCGCTGGCGGGTATGCCGGGCACGGCGGGCTTCGTCGGTAAGTTATGGTTGTTCGGCGCCGCCATTCAAGCCCAGTATTACACCTTGGCGATGGTCGGCGTGTTGACCACGCTGCTATCGTTCTACTACTACCTTCGCGTCATCATCACCATGTATGTGCATGAAGCGAACGACGAAGATTACTTTAACCGCTATTCGATCTCAAACGGCTTGGCGCTGACGTTATGCGCCGCTGGATTATTGATTCTGGGCGTGTTCCCCAACTTGTTGTGGGGGGCGATTCGCCTTTGCACGGGGGCTGCATGA
- the nuoL gene encoding NADH-quinone oxidoreductase subunit L, translating to MSGYLWLIPILPGLAAALNGLAPRVTGKWAGHVAAASMIGSLVLSAITLMIVLAQGHDFHALDIDYFTWISVGALDIPFGVYIDPLTTVMMMVVSFVGAVIFIYAIGYMHDDPGYVRFFTYMPLFTFFMFLLVMGNSLPLLFVGWEGVGLCSYLLIGYYYDRNYAADAGMKAFIVNRIGDFAFIIGMLLIFYYCGTLKFTGIFDTYSSVFIAAGVPITVITLLLFIGATGKSAQLPLYVWLPDAMAGPTPVSALIHAATMVTAGVYMIVRLNPLFSLAPATLLVVGTIGGMTALFAASIALVQRDSKKILAYSTVSQLGYMFLACGSGAYVAAIFHLMTHAFFKACLFLGAGSVLHAFHRDTDVDVFEAGGLRKEMPFTRITFLVATIAIAGIPPLAGFWSKDEILWEAFYAGRIFLWVLGLLAAFCTAFYMFRLYNLLFSGEFRGTDEQKSHLHESPFLMWGPLMVLAAFSIFIGWLNMPLLGFHGFHDFLHPVLAHGGGHEEKTSFIAGSVFSKVTLEWMLAGVSVMVALAGIILARIIYVWFPALAERMREAFSSIHKMLFEKYNVDEMYDAALIQPYYKSCHAANWFDNAAIIGGLNALARWVGGLAERLRVIQTGLVPHYAIATLAGMVFLVVVFLLCY from the coding sequence ATGAGCGGCTATCTTTGGTTGATCCCCATACTGCCCGGCCTGGCTGCGGCATTGAACGGCCTCGCGCCGCGCGTCACCGGTAAATGGGCCGGACACGTCGCCGCTGCGTCGATGATCGGTTCGCTTGTCCTTTCAGCGATCACGCTGATGATTGTTCTCGCGCAGGGGCATGATTTTCATGCGCTCGACATCGACTATTTCACTTGGATCAGCGTCGGCGCTCTGGATATCCCCTTCGGCGTTTATATTGACCCGCTGACCACCGTGATGATGATGGTGGTGTCGTTCGTCGGCGCGGTGATCTTTATTTACGCCATCGGCTATATGCACGACGACCCCGGCTACGTTCGTTTCTTTACGTACATGCCGCTGTTTACTTTCTTCATGTTCCTGTTGGTGATGGGCAACTCGTTGCCGTTGCTGTTCGTTGGTTGGGAAGGCGTGGGGCTGTGTTCGTATCTGTTGATCGGCTACTACTACGACCGCAACTACGCCGCCGACGCAGGCATGAAAGCCTTTATCGTCAACCGCATCGGCGATTTCGCCTTTATCATTGGCATGTTGCTGATTTTCTATTATTGCGGGACCCTGAAATTCACCGGAATCTTTGATACCTATTCATCCGTATTCATTGCGGCGGGCGTTCCCATCACGGTGATTACGCTGCTGCTGTTTATCGGCGCCACTGGCAAGTCGGCCCAGCTGCCGTTATACGTCTGGCTGCCGGACGCGATGGCGGGCCCGACCCCGGTCAGTGCGTTGATTCACGCCGCGACCATGGTGACGGCGGGCGTCTACATGATCGTGCGCTTGAACCCGTTGTTCAGCCTCGCGCCCGCGACGTTGTTGGTTGTTGGGACCATCGGCGGAATGACGGCGCTGTTCGCTGCGAGCATTGCCCTGGTGCAGCGCGACTCGAAAAAAATTCTTGCCTACTCAACCGTCAGCCAGTTGGGCTATATGTTCCTCGCCTGCGGCAGCGGCGCGTATGTGGCGGCGATTTTTCACTTGATGACACACGCCTTCTTCAAGGCTTGCTTGTTCCTCGGCGCCGGTTCGGTGTTACACGCTTTTCATCGCGATACCGACGTTGACGTCTTTGAAGCGGGCGGCTTACGTAAAGAAATGCCGTTTACGCGAATTACCTTCCTGGTTGCGACCATCGCCATCGCGGGCATTCCACCGCTGGCGGGTTTCTGGTCAAAAGACGAAATTCTCTGGGAAGCCTTCTACGCAGGCCGCATCTTCTTATGGGTGTTGGGCTTGCTAGCGGCGTTCTGTACCGCGTTCTATATGTTCCGGTTATATAACTTGTTGTTCTCCGGCGAATTTCGCGGGACGGACGAACAGAAATCTCACTTGCATGAATCGCCATTTTTGATGTGGGGGCCGCTGATGGTTCTCGCGGCGTTCTCCATTTTTATCGGCTGGCTGAACATGCCGCTGTTGGGCTTCCACGGCTTCCATGATTTTCTGCATCCCGTGCTTGCGCATGGCGGCGGCCACGAAGAGAAAACCAGTTTCATTGCGGGTTCGGTCTTCTCGAAAGTGACGCTCGAATGGATGCTGGCTGGTGTGTCCGTGATGGTTGCGCTGGCGGGGATTATTCTGGCGCGCATCATTTACGTTTGGTTCCCGGCGTTAGCGGAACGGATGCGAGAGGCGTTTTCGTCAATTCATAAAATGTTATTTGAAAAATACAACGTCGATGAGATGTATGACGCGGCGTTGATTCAGCCCTATTACAAAAGTTGTCACGCAGCCAACTGGTTTGACAACGCCGCGATTATCGGCGGTCTCAACGCGCTCGCCCGATGGGTGGGCGGCCTTGCGGAGCGCTTACGCGTCATTCAGACCGGGCTTGTTCCTCATTACGCAATCGCGACATTGGCGGGTATGGTATTTCTCGTGGTGGTGTTCTTATTATGCTATTGA
- a CDS encoding NADH-quinone oxidoreductase subunit M: MLLTLIVFTPLIGAFALLLIPRMFEGMHKQFALIVSLAPLALCGGLCLAFPYGEPGFHLQVLEPWIPALGVDFRLGVDGMSLVLVVMTALLTTLSIAASFEAIKDREKEYYFFMLVLETGMFGSFVALDLFLFYLFFELLLVPMYFLIGVWGGKQRIYASIKFFLYTAFGSVLLLFVMFYLYFLAWEQFGGSPSFNYQNFVALTIDPTLQRWLFVGFILAFLIKMPIFPFHTWLPYAHTEAPTAGSVILAGVLLKTGVYGFLRFAVPIFPEAAVAFTPWLLLLALIGVIYGAMVAMVQQDVKKLVAYSSVSHMGMLFAGILAWNVQGLQGGIVQMINHGLSTGALFLVVGMIYDRRHTRDVAQFGGLAKVMPVFATFFLIFSLSSIGLPGLNGFVGEFLILVGLMGASIPAAVIAGLGVILGAAYLLRLYKRMMFGPITIEENKDLKDLNSREFFILLPLAILCFIIGLYPQPLLKTIEPTTNQIIEYVKPHLDETWHESLEKVETEHHADTDH; this comes from the coding sequence ATGCTATTGACGTTAATCGTCTTCACGCCGTTGATCGGCGCCTTTGCGCTGTTGCTTATCCCCCGCATGTTCGAGGGGATGCACAAACAGTTTGCGTTGATTGTTTCGCTGGCGCCGTTGGCGCTGTGCGGCGGATTGTGTCTGGCGTTTCCGTACGGCGAACCGGGATTTCACCTGCAAGTTTTAGAGCCGTGGATTCCCGCGCTGGGCGTTGATTTTCGCCTGGGCGTTGACGGCATGAGCCTGGTGTTGGTGGTGATGACCGCATTGCTGACAACGCTGTCGATTGCGGCTTCGTTTGAAGCGATTAAAGATCGCGAAAAAGAATATTACTTCTTCATGCTGGTGCTTGAGACCGGCATGTTCGGTTCATTCGTTGCGCTCGACCTCTTCTTGTTCTATTTGTTCTTCGAGTTGCTGCTGGTGCCGATGTATTTTCTCATCGGCGTGTGGGGCGGCAAACAACGAATTTACGCCAGCATCAAGTTTTTCTTATACACCGCATTTGGTTCGGTGTTGTTGCTGTTTGTAATGTTCTATTTGTACTTCCTCGCTTGGGAGCAATTCGGCGGCAGCCCGTCGTTTAATTATCAGAATTTTGTCGCGCTTACGATTGACCCGACCTTGCAGCGCTGGTTGTTCGTCGGGTTTATTCTGGCGTTTTTGATTAAGATGCCCATCTTCCCGTTTCATACCTGGCTGCCTTACGCGCACACCGAGGCGCCAACGGCAGGCTCCGTCATTCTGGCGGGCGTCTTGTTGAAGACGGGCGTTTATGGCTTTTTGCGCTTCGCTGTGCCGATTTTCCCCGAAGCGGCGGTGGCGTTTACGCCGTGGCTGTTGCTCTTGGCGCTGATCGGCGTGATCTACGGCGCGATGGTGGCGATGGTACAGCAGGACGTGAAGAAGTTGGTCGCCTATTCGTCCGTCAGCCACATGGGCATGTTGTTTGCGGGCATTCTCGCCTGGAACGTCCAGGGCTTGCAGGGCGGCATCGTACAAATGATCAACCACGGTCTTTCCACGGGCGCGTTGTTCCTGGTGGTTGGTATGATTTATGACCGCCGCCATACCCGCGATGTGGCGCAGTTTGGTGGACTGGCGAAAGTGATGCCGGTCTTCGCAACGTTTTTTCTGATCTTCTCTTTGTCTTCGATTGGCTTGCCCGGCCTGAACGGCTTCGTCGGCGAATTTTTAATTCTGGTCGGGCTGATGGGCGCGTCGATCCCGGCGGCGGTGATTGCAGGCTTGGGCGTGATTCTGGGCGCGGCGTATTTATTGCGTCTCTACAAGCGCATGATGTTCGGGCCGATTACGATTGAAGAAAACAAAGACCTCAAAGATTTAAATTCCCGCGAGTTCTTTATTCTGCTTCCGCTTGCGATTCTTTGCTTTATTATCGGCCTCTACCCGCAGCCATTGTTGAAGACCATTGAGCCGACCACCAACCAGATTATCGAATACGTCAAACCGCATTTAGATGAGACTTGGCATGAATCACTCGAAAAAGTCGAAACCGAGCATCACGCCGATACCGACCACTAA
- a CDS encoding NADH-quinone oxidoreductase subunit J, whose product MAGTLFFWVCALTAVFAGLGVIVARSPMHSAVSLIATLVSIAGLFLTLHAEFLAWILVIVYTGAVMVLIIFVISLLNLDREEPIDYTTQRKWGLAVLVLFFLFFLAYLFSDPMVTLTTPEKPMLPDDWGSAKSLAIDLFTRYMVVVQLAGVLLTAAVIGAVVVARKPEDEEGGDSAV is encoded by the coding sequence ATGGCTGGAACTCTCTTTTTCTGGGTCTGCGCATTGACGGCGGTCTTCGCTGGACTGGGCGTTATTGTTGCGCGCAGCCCCATGCACAGCGCCGTGAGCCTGATCGCGACCCTGGTCTCGATCGCCGGGCTATTCTTGACGCTGCACGCCGAGTTTCTCGCCTGGATTCTGGTGATTGTTTACACGGGCGCGGTTATGGTCCTTATCATCTTCGTGATTTCACTATTGAACCTGGACCGCGAAGAACCGATTGATTACACCACGCAACGAAAATGGGGGCTTGCGGTTCTCGTTTTGTTTTTCCTGTTTTTCCTGGCCTATCTTTTCAGCGACCCGATGGTGACGCTGACTACGCCGGAGAAACCCATGTTGCCGGATGACTGGGGTTCTGCGAAATCGCTGGCGATTGATCTGTTCACGCGCTACATGGTGGTTGTTCAACTGGCGGGCGTGTTGCTGACCGCAGCCGTTATCGGCGCCGTCGTGGTGGCGCGTAAACCCGAAGACGAAGAAGGGGGCGATTCAGCGGTATGA